One Primulina huaijiensis isolate GDHJ02 unplaced genomic scaffold, ASM1229523v2 scaffold37775, whole genome shotgun sequence genomic window carries:
- the LOC140968733 gene encoding protein ESSENTIAL FOR POTEXVIRUS ACCUMULATION 1-like isoform X1 — protein MADRTEFDSRPNQIPKDVQGSDNLIPLSPQWLLPKPGDNKTGLVTGENHFNPVPGHSSHSDAVKLPGNGDDLDVNYKKKDVFRPSVMDMESGRRDRWRDEERETNSAIRKDRWKEGERENTDNRRVDHWTDSSGKQSGEAFRGPGDRWTDTGKKESHDQRRENKWNSRWGPGDKETQASRERGDSNKEVDINLDKGSSYIPYHGKDEKGAEHHRPWRSNSSYSRGKADPSHHSSAQKPIHAFSHGRGRGENPAPTILSLGRGSVSSEGSSFLHMDTDFQARGFVSEKSESSRGDSHPLKYDRSKLIDIYRTSNMRSCSNLFEGAVKVPSLTEEEPVEPLAFCVPTPDELFILKGIDQGEIVSSGAPQINNDGSAGRTTSDFMPSKQNRLAGGRDDLLVTHEDFKHETLDNARGGYSNYSEGLSHEKHIYSWPNTEAEKMKDYQTFPDHKLNVEAMKKDDTLHEKINDIPATRESSMSGNSSILHSDPWRSSSFAERSRSISHDWREKSSDVQKDSNNLWEKSLMDSSNSTKGPIRQMGDGHTAMRRQPSAVFDREMEQHKASQPSPEDLVLCYKDPQGEIQGPFSGSDIITWFESGYFGIELQVRLASAPAEAPFSLLGDVMPHLRAKARPPPGFSTSKPTEIHDPVGRLNYSSFGMPHVVSSEADFLKNAPNYNHGSRTDAENRYLESLMSGGMNSAPIEKFALSEGMQGARAPLGSDSGDNPYLLAQKISLESQRSLQNPYSFWPGRDEVSIAAKADVIDPSLAQSKLLSAIADNARAAHHMQNKDLLSTFQNSHDRSAPTGNNGISGWSNFHVQGGLDPHQDSLSVHHGPNFPPQSAFGIAQQRLQSQNASLSNLLAPLMDNQSNLLTREKLLATGLSQDPQLLSLLQQQYLLQLQSQAPVGQQQLSFLDKLLLLKHQQKHEEEQLILQQQHLLSQVLSERQTQSHLGDPTMLNLQTSSFAGGNVSVDHARFQQLHELSQMGLQQSLNLQDQSASNTILPSSISEDLGSNVGSESSSVHLPHQIFGNNVKRNNWDASLPVEEVKNNLKSSLTVTAAVDTTPKSETENRYSLGHASQLEESVRVAALDATSRVLPGEHLKEAVPLQRGVQKTELLIPEHLDALEEIPTRALEAPEDVDQCKEDDSNTVREVKIPETRESKKMSDKKAKKQKPAKVAGDLARVVSKAQQPKSAEFQGLNFGNEKLEKLSVHGDAFAESIPEKEKKKPDDVADGVVAVDYSPNQNSFPDVKTRNHIVTSETKFQTEQLAYASPDKRQVPSGRVWKPAPGFKPKSLLEIQLEEQSRAREEMVASDILTPLSSTSVETLWAGVVVNSDHKAQLDATRIDLNVKSDTTLVSKSKKNQEEDLFWETDDVKSVEREIKLSDTAPGDIMSSQTDSTIDDFIEAKDTKKGRKKSAKTKGTLAKVASAASVDVSVRSSPNDKRKNVRQIQQEKEVLSNIPSGPSLGDFVVWKGESTSPSPVPAWFTDSGKSDKPASLRDILKEQEKKATSSVLVVQVPSQKLATNQPSLVSRTSWSLSSSSPAKAATPIPINPQGSSHLKHKVEDDLFWGPLERPAAEEKQSGFPQLRTQGSLGSKSSTPVKGAIGGSLNRQKSIGPRAAEYSHSASASSAQPSQKGKKGVSTKHSEATGFKEWCENECIRLIGSKDTSFLEFCLKQSREEAELLLTENLGSYDPDREFIDKFLNYKDFLPADVFEIASKNGNDKKTTASGLVEMTSDGFGNPVPGTVAATDVEAKGGKKKGKKGKKVSPSVLGFNVVSNRIMMGEIQTIED, from the exons ATGGCTGACAGGACTGAGTTCGATTCTCGCCCTAATCAGATCCCAAAAG ATGTTCAAGGTTCTGACAATCTCATTCCGCTCTCACCACAGTGGCTTCTTCCAAAACCAGGGGATAATAAGACTGGATTGGTTACTGGG gAAAACCATTTCAACCCCGTTCCGGGTCATTCCAGTCATTCAGATGCTGTGAAACTGCCTGGAAATGGAGATGATTTAGATGTTAACTATAAGAAAAAAGATGTTTTCCGCCCATCAGTTATGGATATGGAATCTGGTCGTCGCGATCGCTGGCGTGATGAAGAAAGGGAGACCAATTCTGCTATCCGCAAAGATCGATGGAAGGAGGGGGAAAGAGAGAATACTGATAACCGTAGGGTGGATCACTGGACTGATTCATCTGGGAAACAATCCGGGGAAGCATTTCGAGGCCCAGGGGACCGATGGACTGATACAGGAAAAAAAGAAAGTCATGACCAACGTAGGGAGAACAAATGGAACTCTCGCTGGGGGCCGGGTGATAAGGAGACCCAGGCTTCGCGTGAGAGGGGGGACTCCAACAAAGAAGTGGACATAAATCTTGATAAAGGTTCCTCCTACATTCCTTACCATGGAAAGGACGAGAAGGGTGCAGAACACCATCGGCCTTGGAGATCTAACTCTTCTTACAGTCGAGGTAAAGCAGATCCTAGTCACCATAGTTCGGCACAAAAGCCGATCCATGCATTTTCACATGGCCGTGGTCGTGGAGAAAACCCTGCTCCAACAATCCTTTCTCTTGGCAGGGGAAGTGTTAGTTCGGAGGGAAGCTCATTTTTGCACATGGATACTGACTTTCAAGCTCGTGGATTTGTCTCTGAAAAAAGTGAGAGTAGCCGTGGAGATTCCCATCCTCTAAAATATGACCGGTCAAAATTGATTGATATATACAGGACATCAAATATGAGATCTTGTTCTAACTTATTTGAGGGGGCTGTAAAAGTGCCTTCACTCACAGAAGAAGAACCTGTGGAACCTCTGGCTTTTTGTGTGCCAACTCCTGATGAATTG TTTATTCTGAAGGGCATTGACCAAGGGGAGATTGTGAGTAGTGGTGCTCCACAGATTAATAATGATGGATCAGCTGGTCGAACTACATCTGAttttatgccgtcgaaacaaaACAGGCTTG CAGGGGGTAGGGATGATTTGCTAGTTACTCATGAGGATTTTAAGCATGAAACTTTGGACAATGCCAGGGGTGGTTATTCAAATTATTCAGAAGGATTATCTcatgaaaaacacatatatTCTTGGCCTAATACTGAGGCTGAGAAGATGAAGGATTACCAAACATTTCCTGATCACAAACTGAATGTTGAAG CTATGAAAAAAGATGACACTCTCCATGAGAAAATTAATGATATTCCTGCAACTAGAGAATCGAGTATGTCGGGGAATTCTTCAATTCTTCACTCAGATCCATGGAGGTCTTCATCTTTTGCAGAACGCTCTCGTTCAATTTCTCACGATTGGAGAGAGAAATCTAGCGATGTTCAGAAAGATTCTAACAATCTCTGGGAAAAAAGTTTGATGGATTCGTCTAATTCCACAAAAGGACCCATCCGGCAGATGGGTGATGGTCACACTGCAATGAGAAGGCAACCATCTGCTGTATTTGACCGGGAGATGGAACAACACAAGGCTTCTCAGCCATCTCCTGAAGACTTAGTCCTTTGCTATAAAGACCCCCAAGGTGAAATTCAAGGTCCTTTCTCTGGGAGTGATATAATTACTTGGTTTGAGTCCGGATATTTTGGCATAGAGTTGCAAGTTCGCTTGGCCAGTGCACCCGCCGAGGCCCCATTTTCTTTACTCGGTGATGTGATGCCTCACTTGCGTGCCAAGGCTCGGCCACCTCCTGGATTTAGTACCTCTAAGCCAACAGAAATCCATGATCCAGTTGGTAGATTGAATTACAGTAGCTTTGGGATGCCTCACGTGGTTTCCAGTGAGGCTGATTTCTTGAAAAATGCTCCAAATTATAATCATGGTTCAAGAACAGATGCAGAAAACAGGTATCTAGAGTCGTTGATGTCTGGTGGAATGAATAGTGCCCCCATTGAGAAGTTTGCCCTCAGTGAAG GTATGCAGGGTGCACGTGCTCCTTTGGGGTCTGATAGTGGGGACAACCCTTATCTATTGGCCCAAAAAATTTCTTTGGAAAGCCAGAGATCTCTGCAAAATCCCTATTCGTTTTGGCCTGGGAGAGATGAAGTTTCCATAGCTGCAAAAGCAGATGTGATTGACCCCTCACTTGCACAATCAAAGCTTTTATCTGCAATTGCAGACAATGCTCGAGCAGCCCATCACATGCAGAATAAAGATTTACTGTCGACCTTTCAGAACTCACATGACAGATCTGCTCCCACCGGCAACAATGGAATCAGTGGCTGGTCGAATTTTCATGTTCAAGGGGGTCTGGACCCACATCAAGATAGCTTGAGCGTGCATCATGGCCCGAATTTCCCCCCACAATCTGCATTTGGGATAGCACAGCAGAGACTACAGTCACAGAATGCTTCTTTGTCTAATCTGCTAGCTCCCCTTATGGATAATCAAAGTAACCTGTTAACAAGAGAAAAGCTACTCGCTACCGGTCTCTCTCAAGATCCACAACTCCTGAGTTTGTTGCAACAACAGTACTTGTTGCAGCTACAGTCTCAGGCCCCAGTTGGACAACAGCAACTGTCATTTTTAGATAAATTGTTGTTACTTAAGCATCAACAGAAACATGAGGAGGAACAGTTAATACTTCAGCAGCAACATTTGCTTTCACAAGTGCTGTCTGAACGTCAGACCCAGTCACATTTGGGTGACCCAACAATGTTAAATTTACAAACATCCAGCTTCGCGGGTGGAAATGTGAGCGTGGATCATGCAAGGTTTCAACAACTGCACGAGTTGTCTCAGATGGGTTTGCAGCAATCTCTAAATTTGCAAGATCAGAGTGCTTCCAACACTATTTTACCTTCCAGCATTTCTGAGGATCTTGGCTCAAATGTTGGTTCAGAATCTTCTTCTGTACATCTGCCTCATCAAATTTTTGGAAATAATGTGAAGCGAAACAACTGGGATGCCTCTCTGCCTGTGGAAGAAGTTAAAAATAATCTGAAGAGTTCTTTGACTGTTACGGCTGCTGTGGATACAACACCCAAGTCAGAAACAGAAAACAGATATTCTTTGGGACATGCATCACAGTTAGAGGAATCTGTTAGAGTTGCAGCCTTGGACGCTACTTCACGTGTTCTTCCCGGCGAACACTTAAAAGAAGCAGTTCCCTTGCAGAGAGGTGTTCAGAAGACGGAGCTGTTGATTCCTGAACATCTAGATGCGTTGGAAGAGATTCCTACAAGAGCATTGGAAGCGCCGGAAGATGTGGATCAATGTAAGGAGGACGATTCCAATACGGTCAGGGAAGTCAAAATTCCTGAAACACGGGAATCAAAAAAAATGTCAGATAAAAAAGCAAAAAAGCAAAAGCCTGCAAAGGTTGCTGGGGATTTGGCTAGGGTTGTCTCTAAGGCACAACAGCCAAAGTCAGCTGAATTTCAAGGGTTGAACTTTGGCAACGAAAAATTGGAGAAACTTTCTGTCCATGGAGATGCATTTGCAGAATCTATCCCCGAAAAGGAGAAGAAGAAACCTGATGACGTTGCTGATGGTGTCGTGGCTGTAGATTACTCACCCAACCAAAATTCTTTCCCTGACGTGAAGACTAGAAATCATATTGTGACCAGTGAGACAAAGTTTCAAACCGAACAACTTGCTTATGCTTCACCAGACAAAAGACAAGTTCCATCTGGCCGTGTGTGGAAACCTGCTCCTGGTTTTAAGCCAAAATCATTATTAGAAATACAGCTGGAAGAGCAGAGCAGAGCGCGAGAAGAAATGGTTGCCTCTGATATCTTGACGCCTCTGAGCTCCACAAGTGTTGAAACTCTTTGGGCTGGGGTAGTTGTGAATTCAGATCATAAAGCTCAGCTTGATGCTACCAGAATTGATTTAAATGTAAAATCAGATACTACTTTGGTGTCCAAGAGCAAAAAGAACCAAGAAGAAGATCTATTCTGGGAAACTGATGATGTTAAGTCAGTTGAGAGAGAGATTAAGCTTTCCGACACTGCACCTGGAGACATAATGAGTTCTCAAACTGATTCAACCATAGATGATTTTATTGAGGCTAAAGATACTAAAAAGGGTCGAAAGAAATCTGCTAAAACCAAGGGCACTTTAGCCAAGGTTGCTTCTGCTGCTTCAGTTGATGTATCTGTTAGATCAAGTCCCaatgataaaagaaaaaacGTTCGCCAAATACAGCAGGAGAAGGAAGTGCTTTCTAATATTCCCTCTGGTCCTTCCTTGGGAGATTTTGTTGTCTGGAAGGGGGAGTCTACTAGTCCTTCCCCTGTTCCTGCTTGGTTCACCGACTCTGGGAAGTCTGATAAACCTGCATCGTTGAGAGACATACTGAAGGAACAGGAAAAGAAAGCTACTTCTTCAGTGCTTGTGGTTCAGGTACCTTCTCAGAAACTTGCTACAAATCAACCTTCCCTTGTGAGTCGTACGTCTTGGTCATTATCTTCATCATCTCCTGCAAAGGCTGCAACCCCTATCCCTATCAACCCGCAAGGTTCTTCCCATTTAAAACATAAAGTTGAGGATGATCTATTCTGGGGCCCATTGGAACGACCAGCCGCTGAGGAAAAGCA GTCAGGTTTTCCTCAACTTAGAACCCAAGGTAGTTTGGGTAGCAAAAGCAGCACCCCTGTGAAAGGAGCTATTGGGGGGTCACTGAACCGGCAGAAATCTATTGGGCCCAGGGCTGCAGAGTATTCGCATTCTGCGTCAGCTTCCTCTGCTCAGCCGTCCCAGAAAGGGAAGAAGGGTGTGTCAACCAAGCATTCAG AGGCTACGGGCTTTAAAGAATGGTGCGAGAATGAGTGCATCCGGCTTATTGGATCTAAAG ATACGAGTTTCTTGGAATTTTGCCTAAAGCAGTCGAGAGAGGAGGCGGAATTGCTTCTGACTGAGAACCTTGGCTCCTACGATCCTGATCGTGAATTTATCGACAAGTTTCTTAATTACAAAGATTTTTTGCCTGCTGATGTTTTTGAAATTGCTTCCAAAAATGGGAATGATAAAAAAACCACTGCCTCGGGGTTGGTTGAGATGACTTCTGATGGGTTTGGCAACCCAGTCCCGGGTACTGTGGCAGCTACGGATGTGGAGGCAAAAGGTGGAAAAAAGAAGGGAAAGAAAGGGAAGAAAGTAAGTCCCTCGGTCTTGGGATTCAATGTGGTCAGTAACCGAATTATGATGGGAGAAATTCAGACAATTGAAGATTAA